GTTCTCGCGGCGCGAGGTCGTCGACGCCGGCTTCTCCTGGGCGGCGCTCGGCCACCACCACCACGTCCATTTCGTCGAGGACGACTCGGGCGTGCGCCGCGGGGCGTATTCGGGCTGCCCGACCGGACGGGGTCTCGACGAGACGGGAGCCCGCGTGTTCCTCGAGGTCACGCTCGTCCCGGGCGAGCCGCCGCGCGTCGAGACGCTGCCGGCGGACTCCCGCGTCGTCCACGACCTGACGGTCGACGCGACGGATCTCGAGGGGGCGGCGCTCGCCGAGAGGGTCGAGACCGTGTGGGCCGTCGCGGCCGTGGGCCCGGCCGACCTCGTGCGCCTCACGCTCACCGGGACGCAGCCGTTCGGCGCGCGGCCCGCGGAAACGGCGCGCGCGTTCGCCGCGCGCGCCCGGCACCTCGCGGTGCGCGACCTCACGACGCCTCCCGTCGAGGACGCCGGCTTGCGCTCGGCGGAGGGCCGGTTCGCGGCGGATCTCCGGGCGCGGCGCGACCTGGCCGTCGAGGAAGGCCCGCGCCGCCTCGCGGACCTGGCCCTGCGCCTCGGGCGCGACGCGCTCGCGGGGCGTCCCGTCCTGCCCCCCGAGCCGGAGGACGCGTGAGGATCGAGCGCATCCGGGTGGAGGGCTTCGGCGCGCTGCGCGACCTCGACCTCGCGTGGCCGGAGGGCAGCGTCCTCCTCGCCGTCGACCCGAACGAGACGGGCAAGACCACGCTCTGCGAGGCGATTGTGACGGCGCTCTACGGGCTGCCGAAACTGCGCGGCGTCGCGACGCGCGTCCGCGAGCTGCGCCGCCCGCGCAGCGGCGCTCCGATGCGCGTCGGACTCGACGTCTCGGCGGACGGCCGGAAGTGGTCCGTCGACCGCGACCTCGACGCGGGGACGCTCCGCATCGTGGACCGCGAGCGCGGCGCCGACGCCACGGCCGAATTCCTGCGCGCGGGCGGCCGGGACGTGTTCGGCGAGACGGTCACCGGCGGCCTCGGGGAGCCCCTCTTCCGCGCGACGGCGTACGTGAAGCAGAACGTGCTGGACACGGACCGTCTCGAGGCCGGCCTCACGGTGGAGCTCGCCCGGATCGCCGACTCGGGCGGCGGGGAAGCCTCGGTCGTGCGCGCGCTCGCGGCGCTCGAGCAGGCCCGCCGGGAGATGCCGGGCGCGACGACGGGCGGCGCCGTCTCGGTCGACACGGAGATCTCCCGCCTCACGAAGAAGATCGAAGCGGCGAAGGCCCGGCGCGACACCCTTGCGCAGAAGCGGCGTGAGGCCGCCCAGGCGTCCGCCGCCCTCGCGTACCGCACACGCGTGCGGGACGACGTCCGTCGCCGCGCGAATCTCGCGGAGCTTCTCGCCGTCGCCGCGGAGCGGCGCGCCCTCTCGGAGCGGCTCGACGTCGCGCTCGCCGCGGAACGGAAGCGCCGCGAGACCGAAAACGAGGTCCGCTCGCTCGCGCCGGAGGCCGCGCTCTTCTCGGACGCCGCGCTCCGGGACGTGGACCGGCTGCGCGAGGAGCGTGGCGCGCGCCCGCAGGCCCTCGACGCCGCGCGCGCAGCTCTGGAGTCCAGCCTGCGCGAGGCCTTGCGAGACGCCGGGGATCTGTCGCGCCGGTTCGGCGCCGCTTCGCGCCTCGAGGACGAGCCCCGGGCGCGGTTCGAGGCGCTCCTGCGCGCCCTCGCCGGCCTCAGGAAGGAGCTCGAGGATGCCGAGCGGGCGCTCGAGGCGCACTGGGACGTGCTGCGCGCGGACGGGCTCGCGGAGGAGTTCGTGCGGCTGGATGCGATCGCCGCCGAGGACCGCGAGTTCGTGCTCGGGGCCGAGGAAGAGCGCGGAACGCTCGAGCTCGAGGGCGTCAAGCTGGACCGGAAGGTCGCGGACGCCTCGGCGATCGCGGCGATCGTCGCGGGCGAACGCGCGCAGAGGGTGAGGCTCGGCCGGGGGACGGTCGCCGCAGCGGGCGCTCTCGTGCCGGTCGTCGCGTGGCTCGCGTGGCCCTCGGCCGGCGCCCCGCTCCATGTGACCGTCGCCGTCGCCGTCTTCGCGCTGACGCTCGGCCTCCTCGGCGCGATCGGCTGGACGCGTGCGGCGACGCACCGCGTCGCGGACGAGGCCCGGGCCCGCGAGGAGGAGGCCGCCGCGCGCCGGCGCGCGGCGGAGCTCCGGCGCCAGCTCTCGGAGCTGCGCCTCCGGCTGGACAAGGTGGCCCGGAGCGCCGGCTTCCGCGACGCGGCTTCGCTCCTCAAGGCCCATCGCCGCGTCCGTGCCGCCGACGACCGCCGCCGCGCTCTCGCCGCCGCGACGACGCGCCGCGACGACGCGAAGCGGCGCCTCGACGCGCTCGACGCCGACCTCGCGCCGTTCCGCGAAACGCAGGGCCTTCCGCCCGGGATCCCCGGGGAGGACGACGCGGCGCGCCTCCTCGACGTCCTCGTCGAGCTCGGCCGCGTCCGGCAGGAGTCCCGAACGCGTGAGGAAGTCCTCGCCAAGGAGAGCGAGCGCCTCGCGCGCGAGGACGCGGACCTCCGCGACCTCGAGCGGCGCCTGCGCGACGCGCTCGCCGCGACCGGCGTGCCTCAGGGTCTCCCGATCGCCGAGGCGCTTCTCGCGGTGGAGGCGGGGCGGCGCAAGGCCGCGAAGCTCCGCCAGCTCCAGGAGCACGAGCTGCCCGCGCGCCGCGAGGCGGAGACCGCCGGCGATCCGGAGGATCTCGCGGCCCGGATCGAGGCGCTCGACGCGGAGATCGCGCGACGCACCGCCGAGGCCGGGGGCGAGGCCGCGGCGGCGGGCGCGTCCGGCACGCCCGAGGAGGCGCGTCGCGCCGCCGAGGAGGCTCGCGCGGCCCTGGCGCGCGCCGAGGACGAGCGGTCGGCGGCCGAGAGGGCGCTCGCGGCGGCGGCGCGCGCGGGAGGAGACACGGCGCGGGACGTCGAGGAGGATCTCGAGACCTCCACGGCGCTCCTCGCGCGCGCGATCGTCTTTCGCGACGCCGTCGACCTCGCGCGCGAATCCCTCGGCGGGGCCGCGGCGTCCGTCTATTCGGACTTTCGGCGCGGCCTGAACGAGGCTTCGCGCGCGATCCTCGCCACGTGGAGGACCCCGTACGAGGCGCTCGAATTCTCGGACGACCTCACGCTCTCGGCGCGCGTGAAGGGCGGCCGGGTCGCGACGAAGACGGAGATCGAGGCGGGCCTCTCGACCGGCGCCCGCGAGCAGCTGCACCTCACGGCGCGGCTCGCCGCGCTCCGCTACCTGGGGACCGGCGCGGCCGGCGTCCCGCTCCTCCTCGACGACCCGCTCGTCGGCGCCGACGACGAGCGGTTCGTCGCCGTCATGAGGTTCCTCGCGACCGAAGTCCTGGGCGAGCGGCCGGTCCTCGTCGTGTCGTGCCACGCATGGCGGCACGAGCGTCTCCTCGCGGCGCTCGGAGACGCGGCGCCGCGCCTGGCGCGGGTGTCCCTCGCGCCGTTCTCGTCCCGGCCGGCGGGCGTCGCCGCGCCGGACTGACCCTCCCGGGTTCTGCTAGACTCCGCCGGTTCGCCCGGAGAAGCCGGGTGTATCCCGCGGGTTTCCCGTCGCTCCGGTGGCCTCGGCCGCCCCCGGCCGGGCCCGCTCCCGGAGGTTGCGTTCGTGAACAAGCCCATCGGATGGCGCGTCGGCGTGACGTTGGCCGTCCTCATCGGTTCGCTCGGCGCTTATTGGTGGCGCGGCCACGAGGCGCTCAAGAAGTCGCCCACTGC
This genomic window from Acidobacteriota bacterium contains:
- a CDS encoding metallophosphoesterase → MPPRRPLTLLQSSDWHVGSALTGGGLGMPPEVRAVRREEVDGAAERAVEAARARGVDALVVPGDLWDAENVPAAAVHRLLEAFASFAPRPVFVAPGNHDFAGAGGWYDPSVLAALGMRAWPENVVVFRAPAWATVPFPGRDDATVTGRAFLSPAVVVDRPLSPPPPRPASEHALLLLHGSLESYPGADSPRGAKRTAPFSRREVVDAGFSWAALGHHHHVHFVEDDSGVRRGAYSGCPTGRGLDETGARVFLEVTLVPGEPPRVETLPADSRVVHDLTVDATDLEGAALAERVETVWAVAAVGPADLVRLTLTGTQPFGARPAETARAFAARARHLAVRDLTTPPVEDAGLRSAEGRFAADLRARRDLAVEEGPRRLADLALRLGRDALAGRPVLPPEPEDA
- a CDS encoding AAA family ATPase, encoding MRIERIRVEGFGALRDLDLAWPEGSVLLAVDPNETGKTTLCEAIVTALYGLPKLRGVATRVRELRRPRSGAPMRVGLDVSADGRKWSVDRDLDAGTLRIVDRERGADATAEFLRAGGRDVFGETVTGGLGEPLFRATAYVKQNVLDTDRLEAGLTVELARIADSGGGEASVVRALAALEQARREMPGATTGGAVSVDTEISRLTKKIEAAKARRDTLAQKRREAAQASAALAYRTRVRDDVRRRANLAELLAVAAERRALSERLDVALAAERKRRETENEVRSLAPEAALFSDAALRDVDRLREERGARPQALDAARAALESSLREALRDAGDLSRRFGAASRLEDEPRARFEALLRALAGLRKELEDAERALEAHWDVLRADGLAEEFVRLDAIAAEDREFVLGAEEERGTLELEGVKLDRKVADASAIAAIVAGERAQRVRLGRGTVAAAGALVPVVAWLAWPSAGAPLHVTVAVAVFALTLGLLGAIGWTRAATHRVADEARAREEEAAARRRAAELRRQLSELRLRLDKVARSAGFRDAASLLKAHRRVRAADDRRRALAAATTRRDDAKRRLDALDADLAPFRETQGLPPGIPGEDDAARLLDVLVELGRVRQESRTREEVLAKESERLAREDADLRDLERRLRDALAATGVPQGLPIAEALLAVEAGRRKAAKLRQLQEHELPARREAETAGDPEDLAARIEALDAEIARRTAEAGGEAAAAGASGTPEEARRAAEEARAALARAEDERSAAERALAAAARAGGDTARDVEEDLETSTALLARAIVFRDAVDLARESLGGAAASVYSDFRRGLNEASRAILATWRTPYEALEFSDDLTLSARVKGGRVATKTEIEAGLSTGAREQLHLTARLAALRYLGTGAAGVPLLLDDPLVGADDERFVAVMRFLATEVLGERPVLVVSCHAWRHERLLAALGDAAPRLARVSLAPFSSRPAGVAAPD